In Microbulbifer sp. GL-2, the following are encoded in one genomic region:
- a CDS encoding M48 family metallopeptidase, protein MNVPFTSPQNNPNSRQLSFAYGDERITFECQPRSQANGRVLIKVHPDCRVVVSAPEPIDNDAVLKAVKKRGRWIYQQLRDFRKALEYLTPRQYISGESHFYLGKQYLLKVIESEDTQQQVKLLRGKLEVSVRKKDPERVRLLLAEWYKARANEIFHRRLDALLEQTLWVSGRPPLRTLSMKTQWGSCSPQGRITLNPHLVKAPRQCIDYVILHELCHIAEHNHGERFYRLMNQVMPKWEGTKNKLDAMANLILGDTLPHSFNR, encoded by the coding sequence ATGAATGTGCCTTTTACTTCCCCCCAAAATAACCCCAACTCCCGGCAACTGAGCTTTGCCTATGGGGATGAGCGCATCACTTTTGAATGCCAGCCTCGCTCCCAGGCCAATGGGCGAGTGCTGATCAAAGTGCACCCCGACTGCCGTGTAGTGGTCAGCGCACCCGAACCTATCGATAACGATGCGGTATTAAAAGCGGTAAAAAAACGCGGGCGCTGGATTTACCAGCAGCTGAGGGATTTCCGCAAAGCGCTGGAATATTTAACGCCACGGCAATATATCAGTGGCGAGAGCCACTTCTATCTGGGCAAGCAATATCTGCTGAAAGTCATTGAGTCTGAAGACACCCAACAGCAGGTGAAATTACTGCGCGGCAAGCTGGAAGTATCCGTGCGTAAAAAAGATCCCGAAAGAGTGCGCCTGCTTTTGGCCGAATGGTACAAGGCACGCGCCAATGAAATTTTTCACCGCCGCCTGGATGCGCTATTGGAGCAGACCCTATGGGTCTCCGGGCGTCCACCCCTGCGCACCCTCAGCATGAAAACCCAATGGGGCAGCTGCTCCCCCCAGGGGCGTATCACCCTCAACCCCCATCTGGTAAAAGCTCCGCGCCAGTGTATCGACTATGTGATTTTGCACGAGCTCTGCCATATCGCCGAACACAACCATGGCGAGCGATTTTACCGTTTAATGAATCAAGTGATGCCCAAGTGGGAAGGCACGAAAAACAAGCTGGATGCTATGGCGAATTTGATTCTGGGTGATACCCTGCCCCACTCTTTTAACCGATAA
- a CDS encoding type I restriction endonuclease subunit R, translating to MEIGITVEMDYTAVPKFQEEYAAKIPALALLCNLGWSFLPPAEANQVRSGRQDQVVLTEILRRELGKRTFHFAGKEQPLSQKSIDHLIGIVCSPALNKGLIAANEELYNHLLYGISVTEFVDGKKATPTIALIDWHTIDNNHFAFTEEFSVTRASGVESRRPDMVCFVNGIPLVVIEAKRPDGKKGPSIDEGISQSLRNQRPDEIPQLFAYSQLLLSVNGAEGRYGTCNTPAKFWAAWREEDIADGEMLAIKNRPLSSEQIQTLFKQRSPSDLDWYQTLIAGGELALGGQDRMLISLLSPQRLLEMVRYFTLFDKKAGKIVARYQQVFGIKRLLERIAQRGSDGAREGGVIWHTTGSGKSFTMVFLSKALIFQPSLKQSRLVIVTDRVDLERQLSNTFASGGELAGKKDKEAAMATSGKRLAQQIGSGNERIIFSLVQKFTGATALPECCNDSADLIVLIDEGHRSQGGENHIRMRQALPNAAFVAFTGTPLLKDDKTTNKFGPIVHAYTMQRAVEDRTVTPLLYEERIPDLNVNERAIDRWFERITVGLSEEQQADLKRKFARKGEIYTADDRIRLIATDIATHFVKNIDAGLKGQLACDSKATAIQYKKYLDEAQQHWPEGQKFESAVVISAPDTREGNEAVDESSMPEVVKWWKDNVGSQNEQRYTQGVIERFDKDDSLKLLIVVDKLLTGFDEPKNTVLYIDKPLKEHNLIQAIARVNRLHPDKKFGLLIDYRGILAELDTTMQKYQDLAARTQGGYDIDDITGLYSPMSSEYKRLPLLYKNLWGIFAGVKNKQDTEQLRQVIVPKIEQRNGELVDINLKVREDFYEALTHFTTCLKVALQSATFFEDKTFSDSDRQHYKQTVKEFAKLRQWALQQTGISVDYDQYATQVKNLLDKHVVGVEILQPEGKYEVNKMGKAERPEDWGEDKTRNETDIIKTRVTRMIEQELRDDPYAQEAFSKLLLQAIEAAEKLFDHPHKQFLLFEALEAQVKARNLDEIPNAFADNRHAQAYFGVFKKSLPEVFAVGDSQVQDKWIKLAFEIDTMVTQSVMEHSISPQNIEKDIHKKLMPKLFMECKSIGSGMVQAKKMVEMILQITRVGLSGD from the coding sequence TTGGAGATAGGCATTACCGTGGAAATGGATTACACAGCAGTACCAAAATTCCAAGAAGAATACGCCGCAAAGATCCCCGCCCTGGCCCTGTTATGCAATCTGGGCTGGTCGTTTTTACCTCCCGCCGAGGCCAACCAAGTCCGTAGTGGGCGCCAGGATCAGGTAGTGCTCACGGAGATACTGCGCCGGGAGCTGGGTAAACGGACCTTCCATTTCGCCGGTAAAGAGCAGCCGCTCTCACAAAAATCCATCGACCACCTGATCGGCATAGTGTGCAGCCCGGCGCTCAATAAAGGGCTGATTGCGGCCAACGAAGAGCTGTACAACCATCTGCTCTACGGCATTTCGGTGACCGAGTTTGTCGATGGCAAAAAAGCCACCCCCACCATTGCCCTGATCGACTGGCACACCATCGACAACAATCACTTTGCCTTTACCGAGGAATTCAGCGTAACCCGCGCCAGCGGCGTAGAGAGCCGCCGCCCGGATATGGTGTGTTTTGTCAACGGTATTCCTCTGGTAGTGATCGAGGCCAAGCGTCCGGATGGCAAGAAAGGACCCTCTATTGACGAGGGTATCTCCCAGAGCCTGCGCAACCAGCGCCCCGATGAAATCCCGCAACTGTTCGCCTACAGCCAACTGTTATTGTCGGTCAACGGCGCTGAGGGCCGCTACGGCACCTGTAACACGCCGGCAAAATTCTGGGCGGCCTGGCGCGAGGAGGATATCGCCGATGGGGAAATGCTGGCGATCAAAAACCGCCCCCTTTCCAGCGAACAAATCCAAACTCTGTTTAAACAGCGCTCCCCATCAGATCTGGACTGGTACCAGACCCTGATCGCCGGCGGCGAGCTGGCCCTGGGCGGCCAGGATCGGATGCTAATCAGCTTGCTATCGCCCCAGCGACTGCTGGAGATGGTCCGTTACTTCACCCTGTTCGATAAAAAGGCCGGCAAAATTGTCGCCCGCTACCAGCAGGTATTCGGCATCAAACGACTGTTGGAGCGCATTGCCCAACGCGGCAGTGACGGCGCGCGGGAGGGCGGTGTGATCTGGCATACCACCGGCTCCGGCAAATCCTTCACCATGGTGTTTTTAAGCAAGGCGCTGATCTTCCAGCCGAGTCTCAAACAAAGCCGCCTGGTTATTGTCACCGACCGGGTGGATCTGGAGCGCCAGCTCAGTAATACCTTTGCCAGCGGCGGCGAACTGGCGGGCAAGAAAGATAAGGAAGCGGCGATGGCTACTTCCGGCAAGCGTTTGGCCCAGCAGATTGGCAGCGGCAATGAGCGCATTATCTTCTCGCTGGTGCAAAAATTTACCGGCGCCACTGCCCTGCCGGAGTGTTGCAACGACAGTGCCGACTTGATTGTGCTGATCGACGAGGGCCACCGCAGCCAGGGCGGCGAAAACCATATCCGTATGCGCCAGGCCCTGCCCAATGCCGCCTTTGTGGCCTTTACCGGCACGCCCCTGCTGAAAGACGACAAAACCACCAATAAATTCGGCCCCATAGTCCATGCCTATACCATGCAGCGGGCGGTGGAGGATCGCACCGTAACCCCACTGCTGTACGAAGAGCGTATCCCGGACCTAAATGTTAACGAGCGCGCAATTGACCGCTGGTTTGAGCGCATTACAGTGGGGTTAAGCGAGGAGCAGCAGGCGGATTTAAAACGCAAGTTTGCCCGCAAGGGAGAGATTTACACTGCAGACGATCGCATTCGTCTGATTGCCACAGATATCGCCACCCATTTTGTTAAAAATATCGATGCGGGCTTAAAAGGTCAGCTGGCCTGCGATAGCAAAGCCACTGCCATCCAATATAAAAAGTACCTGGATGAAGCCCAGCAGCACTGGCCAGAGGGGCAGAAATTTGAATCGGCGGTAGTGATTAGTGCACCGGATACCCGCGAGGGCAACGAGGCGGTAGATGAGTCCTCGATGCCGGAGGTGGTGAAGTGGTGGAAAGACAATGTGGGCTCGCAAAATGAACAGCGCTACACCCAGGGAGTGATTGAGCGCTTCGATAAAGATGACTCCCTGAAACTGCTGATTGTGGTGGACAAGCTGCTGACTGGGTTCGATGAACCCAAGAATACGGTGCTGTATATCGATAAGCCGCTCAAGGAACACAACCTGATCCAGGCGATCGCGCGGGTCAACCGCCTGCACCCGGATAAAAAGTTCGGCCTGCTGATCGATTACCGGGGCATCCTGGCAGAGCTGGATACCACCATGCAGAAATACCAGGATCTGGCCGCACGCACCCAGGGCGGCTACGACATCGACGATATCACTGGGCTCTACAGCCCCATGAGCAGCGAGTACAAGCGCCTGCCCCTGCTGTATAAAAACCTTTGGGGCATTTTCGCCGGCGTAAAAAATAAGCAGGACACCGAGCAACTGCGTCAGGTGATAGTGCCCAAAATTGAACAGCGCAATGGTGAATTGGTCGATATAAACCTAAAAGTGCGCGAGGACTTCTACGAGGCACTCACCCACTTCACCACCTGCCTGAAAGTAGCCCTGCAATCCGCCACCTTTTTCGAAGACAAAACTTTTAGCGATAGTGATCGCCAGCACTATAAACAGACGGTTAAAGAGTTCGCCAAACTACGCCAGTGGGCGCTACAGCAAACCGGAATCTCTGTGGACTATGACCAATACGCGACCCAGGTAAAAAACCTGCTGGATAAGCATGTGGTGGGCGTGGAAATCTTACAGCCCGAGGGTAAATACGAAGTCAATAAAATGGGCAAAGCGGAGCGGCCTGAAGATTGGGGAGAGGACAAAACCCGCAACGAAACCGATATTATCAAAACCCGCGTCACCCGCATGATCGAACAGGAGTTGCGCGACGATCCCTACGCCCAGGAAGCCTTTTCCAAGTTACTGCTACAAGCGATTGAGGCGGCGGAAAAACTGTTCGATCACCCGCACAAGCAGTTCTTACTGTTCGAAGCGCTGGAAGCCCAGGTAAAAGCCCGCAACCTGGATGAAATCCCCAATGCCTTTGCCGATAACCGTCATGCCCAGGCCTATTTTGGTGTATTCAAGAAAAGCCTGCCGGAGGTTTTCGCAGTTGGCGATAGCCAGGTACAGGATAAGTGGATCAAACTGGCCTTCGAGATCGATACAATGGTTACCCAGTCCGTAATGGAACACTCCATCAGCCCGCAAAATATTGAGAAGGATATCCATAAAAAACTGATGCCCAAATTATTTATGGAGTGTAAATCCATCGGCAGTGGTATGGTGCAGGCCAAGAAAATGGTGGAGATGATCCTACAGATCACCCGCGTTGGTTTAAGCGGAGACTAA